The following nucleotide sequence is from Triticum dicoccoides isolate Atlit2015 ecotype Zavitan chromosome 7B, WEW_v2.0, whole genome shotgun sequence.
aaccaattttttaaaatctataatttttttaaaaaatcggtgaacttttttataatttaatgatttttttcaaattcgaagAACTTTTTTCAATATAGATgacctttttcaaatttgatgaactttttcaaatcaatgatttttttttgcaaattcgTGAACTATTTTCCAAATCGAtgacttttttttttcaaaatcgatgagtttattttcaaaatcgatgaacctgCTTTTTAATCAATGtgctttttcaaattcaatgaaatttagtaaaaatcaatgattttttttcaaattgatgttTTTGTTTCAAATTTGTAGACATTTTTTAAAATCCATgtattttttgaattttgatgaccttttttcaaaatcgatgaacttttttcagtgaTTGGCAATAGTTCACTAGATTTTTAATGAACTTTTCCAAATTCACAATTTTTATTCAAATAATTCAAGAAAACAATAATCGATACAGTAGATCGTTATATGCAATAAATAGTGCGGCAACATTGTTATTATGTAATTGGcattgttagggcatctccagccgccccCCAGGAAGGCCCCCAAGAGCGCTTTTCCAGCGCCGGCGGCCAAAAAAGTTTCCACTCGCGCCCCCAGGAGCACAAATATCGCCGGATTTGGCCAAAACTACGGCCGGCGCTCTCATCCCATTCCCAGGATCCCGGGGGGCAGCTGGGGGAGGAGAGAGACTACTTTAGTTGCTTTGGGCCCATTGTCAGCCTcccactccctctctctcctcaCTTTTCCTTCAGGCCCACCCACGTGATCTCTTTTCTCTTTCTCTCCCCCACCAACCCTCGCCCGCACAGAACGCCTCGCCGAGGACGTCGAGCTGCGCCGGACCCGCTCCCGCTTGCGCCGTCCCCGCGAGCGCCTCCCACCTCCCACGAGTAGCCGAGGCCGGTGCCCTGGAGCGCGAGCATGTGACGGCGGCGGTGCACGCCTTCACCACCTATGAGCAATGGAGACGTTGAGCACGGAGCCGGCGATGCCGACGGGTAGCGCGCGGGCGGGGTCCCGGATCTTCTCGGCCACGGTGGACGCGGAGTCGTCGCCGATGTAGCTGAAGTAGATACGGTCGCGCCGTCGAGGACGCCCCGGACGCCGCCAAGATCCTGGTGCCGCTCCTCTACTTCCTGGGCGGCGGTGTGCCGTCCACCCGCAGCCCCGCCGCCTTCCTCCTTGCCACCCGAGCTCGCCTCTCCGGCTGGATCCCGCGGGCGCGGCCGGCTAACCTCGCTGCTGCTCGATGCGGCAACCGGCCGACGAGACTGTTGCTCCCCTCGCGGGACCTCCGCGACCGCCCCCGGCTCAGCCGCGGCGACGCCGGCTTCTCGTATTGGGTTGGGCTTGCTGTGGCAGCAGAGCGCGAACTGCACGCCTCTGACCTTGTATCGGCGAGGAGTCCGAGTACTTGCTGCCCAGGATCTTCTTCTCCCGCTCCCTGTTGGCCTCGGCAAGGGCCGCCTCTTGCCGCCTCCAGGAACGCCCTCGCGTCCGCCCGCAGCTCGCCGATGAACTTGAGCGGCGACGGCCACACCATGTGCTCCACCGCCGACGGGTTCAGCAGCGCCGCGCACGCGCCGTGGCCGTGCTTCATCGCCACCGAGCAGGCGATCCGCTAGCCAGGGCGTTTCGCGTGGTGATGGTGGCTGGGTGCGGGCAACGAGTAGATAAATATTCACCCCCAGGCAAAAAAATTCGCCGGCAGCCCCCCAGGAGGCGGAAAAAATGCCTCCTGGGGGGCTCAACTGCTGGAGATGCCTTTACCAATCACTGAAGGCAAGTAGCTCTAGTGGTTCGTGGGTTGATTGCTTATCATCCAGAAAAAAATGATGTTTttttcgaaagaaaaaaaaaagatgtGAACGCCAGAAAGCATGCCCACTTTTTTTTTTGAGTGGCAAGCATGCCCACTTGTTAAAGAAGTTCTTCCTAAAAAGGTGTCAGCTGCCGAACAAACAAACGGAACAAGAGAAACAGAAAGCAGGCCTCTGGTATTGACCGATGGATTCAACTACTACTTTTTTGCGAAATTTGTGGTCAGCAAAAGTCGACAGATTGTTATTTTGCGTGAACTTTTCGCTTGAAAACCAAAACTACTTGCATATACCATGTAAATTTTTTTTGCATGTACGGAAAAGGGCACGCACGATAAGCAGATCTCAACCTTTCTGATACTCTCTCCTCCTCACCTATGTCAATTCTTAAGTCACTCTACGACCTTTTTATTCCGAAATGAACGAACCGTGGGTCAAAACCAGCAGGAACTTCTCCGGTATTGTAAAATACTAAAATGTcactttttttatttatttccgtCAACACATGTAGACTTCGGTTTCTTTCCTAGGTTCGCTTTCCCGAAAGACAAAAAGAAGACGGAGAAAAACATATAGAGAGATAGGCCTCGCAGCAACCCCTCCTTTTTGCTCACTACTTACTGTGGTAGTATAAGTAGGAGAGCTCTCAGCTACGTACGTACCATGCATTGTATTGCACCCAAAGTTCCAAACCCAACTGATCGAGCAAGCACGATATCAACACAACCCGATCGATTTGACTGACACCATGAGCCTGATGAGGAAGGAGGCGTCCTCGCTGTCAGAGCTCGGCTTCGACGTCGACAAGGGCGCGGGCTTGTTCCGGCAGGTTCCCTCGTCCGGCCACGACGGGGAAATGACCCCGCTGCAGCCGTGTGAGCGGCTCACCAAGGTGTCCGTCATCGGCGCCGGCAACGTGGGCATGGCCATCGCGCAGACCATCCTGACGCAGGGACTCGCCGACGAGATCGCGCTCGTGGACGCCGAGGCCGACAGGGTCCGCGGTGAGATGCTGGACCTGCAGCACGCCGCGGCGTTCCTCCCGCGCGTCCGCATCGTCGCCGGAACCGACGTCCTCGCGCTCACCAGGGGCTCTGACCTGGCCATCATCACGGTGCCCAGGGAGACAGCGGCGGCGTCACGGATGGACCAGCTGAGGAGGAACGTGGCGCTGCTGAGGGAGGTCGTGCCGGCGGTGGCGGAGGGGTCGCCGGAGTCGCTTCTGCTGGTGGTGTCGAACCCGGTGGACGTGCTGGCGTACGCGGCGTGGAAGCTATCGGGGTTCCCGTCGAGCCGCGTGATCGGCTCCGGCACGGACCTCGACTCCGCCAGGCTCCGGTGCCTCCTGGCCGAGCACCTCGGCGTGGGCGCGCAGGACGTGCAGGCGTACATGGTCGGCGAGCACGGAGACGCCGCGCTGGCGTTGTGGTCGAGCGTCCGCGTCGGCGGCATGCCGGTGCTGAGCTACCTCCAGAAGACCCACTCGTCGTTCGATGCGGAGGCCCTGGAGGGGATCCGGCGGGCGGTGGTGGGCGGGGCGCGCGAGGTGATCGGGCTCAAGGGGTACACGTCCTGGGCCATCGGCTACTCGGTGGCCAGTCTGGCCAGGTCGCTCCTCCGCGACCAGCGGCGCGTCCACCCGGTGTCGGTGCTCGCCAAGGGCTTCGTCCCCGGCGATGCCCACGAGGTCTTCCTTAGCCTCCCGGCCAGGCTCGGGCGCCGCGGCGTGCTCGGGGTCGCCGCGGAGCTGGAGCTCACCGGCGACGAAGAAACGACGCTCCGCCGGTCCGCGGAGACGCTCTGGGGCTACTGTCAGGCGCTCGGCCTATAATTGAACGTGCATGCTTCCAGTTCCAGATCAGACTGCGAATAAACACGTGACCATACAACATAGTACAAGTACAGTGCTTTTTATTGGAGAAAAAGAAAAATGTCGCTTTTAACACAACGCACACAAGCTGGGAATTCACACGACCTGATACTGATGTGGTACGTACTAGGTAGGAGCACACGACAACCAAACACACGGTACACACGACCTGACACGTACATGACCatgcacacgcatgcatgcacaatgGCTGATCCAATCAAGCGCAGCGGAAGCCCTTGGGCACCTTGCAGTCGCAGTAGTTGAGCAGCAGCGTGAGGTCGACGTCGACGTCGACGTTGATGCCGAGGACGTTGGCGTTGATGGCGAGGCAGACGCAGGCGGCGGCATCCAGGTCCACCAGGCCGGAGATGAGGGAGCAGCACGGCTGCTTGGGCGGCGACTGCCCTAGCACCACGTGGATCAGCCCGTCCAGCACGTCCGCGCACACCGCCAGCTTCACCGCGTTCACGGGGCAATTGCCCGCCGGCGACGGGCACGGGTGGCCGTTGCACGCCTCCGCCGGCCGCCCGCCCGCGCACAGGAGCACGGCCACGACCGCCATCATTGCCACGGCCATGCTGCTCGTCCTGGATGCCGCCATTGCTCGCTCGCTCTAACTAGCACGGAGTGACTAGGCCGGTGGTGTAGCTGCTGCTCGAGCTTGCTTCTGCTTTGCTTTGTGAGTACGTATATTGCAGCGATCTGGAGAGTATTTATAGGGGATGAGATGTGTGGCCTGGGCAGTATGGTCATCAATCGGTATCTGATCGATTTGCCTTTTTCTGGAAGCTAGTTAGCTCAGGGCAATCGATCAATGATTTGCATACTGAAGTGACATGTTGTACGATCCAACCAGAAAGACGAATGATATATTGATGGAAAAAGTGTCGATTTGTGAAAATTGCGTGTATATATTCTTGTAATCGGCCGGCCATCCGACTCCGAGGAGCTCCAGCTGACTAGTTGCAGAAAAACAACTTCCTAGAGCAAACATACAAACACCCGTGAACCATCAGCCGGCCGGCCGATGTCGAAATCAGATGACAAGCGCAGCGTAAGCATATCCACACAATTTTACCCGAAAAAAAAATCCATCCAATTTGCATCAAACTCTCGCACACCTTTTGTGGCTAACTTAATATTAAATTACAATGTGTATGGAAAATACACATGTGATGGTTACATCAAATACGAAACATAATTTCTTTTTAATATAGTACAAACACAAATACTTACATACATGCACATATAGTCGCCCCTATGAATGCATGCACACACCCGCACTTTCGAGATACGGAGCCTGAACaagatcttgagattgacgaagttatCAGATGTGCCTGGTACTCGACCCGAACGTCTTCTCACAATAAGCGCATATCGCCGAAACGTCTCAAAATAAATGCAGGAAAATGTGAGCACGGGTGCCAAGTCTTTTTTTAGGGAAGAGTGCCAAGTCTAGGACTTGTACCCTCCTGGACAAGTTCCACCACAAGGAACCTAATTATGTTAGTTACTCTGAGTTCGCAGAAATAACATAATGCTGATAACTATATTTCCCTACACCTTTATTCAGCGATGGGGGTGAGATACTTAACTTTTTATCCTTAGTGGTGGTGAGGATACAACAAGAGCTTTGTATTGTTATTGTCACCGAAAAAAATCTCTCAAAATGATTAACTCAACTAATGCACACAACTCTCTTTTGCAAATCATTCATCTAAACATAGCCAGTGAATAAACTAATAGATTGAAGAACATTTACATCCATAAATCATATAAAAAATATGACTATAGAGTGACAACCATCACACTGCAACAAGCGCATTGAATGTTACATCAAATGGATCATAATCATGTTAGGAAGCCATGTGATCTTTCACTTGAAGAACATGAGAAAGAAGATGTCACTATTGTTAGGGACTCATAGTACAAATTGGATTACTCACACCTCATCATGGCATGAGGAATGCCGACGACGAAGAGgtaggtgatgatctcccccttctGCATAGTCCGGAAAAAGACTTCATATCGGATCACCTCAGATTGCGTCTATGGTGTGGGAAAATATTTAGGTGATAGATACGACGAAGGGTCTCTAGGTGTTGGGTTCTACGATAGGgtgtgtcgactgcaaattaaaattttctacgcgcagaacaaccaataacatgctacgggagatgattcacagatcgttaccactagacgcgcagtgccgtgcagcggaagtagagttgaggcagcgcgttcCCGGAGTCGTCTCCTCCTTGCCGGTCTCCCACGCAGGCGATCGGATCCCGcgaacaggttcgccggagcggcgcaagtgcaccgcctctaacagtattcacgcgtgcaggaggaacgtcgtgcagcggactgctaggtccgatcacacaaccaacagcgagtggaggtggctattcgcaacacatgcaaaccctagtgacagtgccgaagcgatcaaccgcatgagtgtgccgtacctccactttatataggcgtcagtcgcgggctcaacacttgggcctcgcacggaccctaaagcccacgagtctactcggccacaatccgattacagctcggatcacatccgaccagtgtcctcggatccaacctcgtaggttccttctcttaagcgcgcgaccccttaggttcaagtcggcttggtcgcagttcggatcacctctgaactgcacgattggtagtggcctctagcaaggcatgccgaacaccaagcagactatgaagctggttaggcgaacctgtacaacatgtcacacttctattcgctttgccacacgatatatgctgTCGGGCTCAAagcgagattgtcatccttgtgctagcccgaccgctttctcgttccagtgattccGACCACtatctggattatctcataatcctagtcgcatggccatgcttatcctggtcggatcacacgaggggcccagagtatatctctcctaatcggaggggcaaatcccatcttgctcgaccatgtctcgcagcatgggactggacaagcctgaaacctacctttgtaactacccagtcacggagtagcgtttggttggcccaaaacaagtctgtcaccatcccgagtacatgcatcagctcaggtcttaggacatagaacgtatgttgtactagagactcacatacgacatatcgctgcgtctcatagttgggtctgtccgactcagaccttatctcgactcggatccgactatgtcgaatccgaccagatccttccaagtccatattatccggttagtatccaatgctccatggctagtgagaccaagccatcatccgtgtcatatgctagtctagtcggctgcgtgtccacacaaccctttcgactagggaccttttaggacagtcatcatacaatgcatagtcccacaaaaaagtcacgtacttgctaatacacatcattgataatgtccaaggactatctttattcataaacacacatGAAACATCATcacacatgattgcctctagggcatatctccaacagtctcccacttgcactagagtcaatcaaatagacatcgaatgcccatagctctaacgtgcccctcatgcttgggttgtggaagcggcttagtcaacggatctgcaacatttgcatccgtgtgaattttgcataagtctacatcaccattctttatgatctttcgtatcaggtgatatttccgatctatgtgtttgaccttgtggtgattcctcggctccttggcttgtgcgatggcaccagaattatcacaataaaggtccaacagttttaccgaggctgggaaaataccaagatcatccggaaaatgtcggaaatttttagatctaaagaatccaacctcttattgcaaagagtaatcaacatattcatgcggtgaagatttccgctaacacttttaagaggctcaagagacttttgtaaaattttagttacttcgcaaatctttccaaacacttgtgtttcttcttgggtaggatgtgatcctcccttttgaggtagtgttcccactattccctct
It contains:
- the LOC119340369 gene encoding L-lactate dehydrogenase B-like; the protein is MSLMRKEASSLSELGFDVDKGAGLFRQVPSSGHDGEMTPLQPCERLTKVSVIGAGNVGMAIAQTILTQGLADEIALVDAEADRVRGEMLDLQHAAAFLPRVRIVAGTDVLALTRGSDLAIITVPRETAAASRMDQLRRNVALLREVVPAVAEGSPESLLLVVSNPVDVLAYAAWKLSGFPSSRVIGSGTDLDSARLRCLLAEHLGVGAQDVQAYMVGEHGDAALALWSSVRVGGMPVLSYLQKTHSSFDAEALEGIRRAVVGGAREVIGLKGYTSWAIGYSVASLARSLLRDQRRVHPVSVLAKGFVPGDAHEVFLSLPARLGRRGVLGVAAELELTGDEETTLRRSAETLWGYCQALGL
- the LOC119340370 gene encoding lipid transfer protein EARLI 1-like, which codes for MAASRTSSMAVAMMAVVAVLLCAGGRPAEACNGHPCPSPAGNCPVNAVKLAVCADVLDGLIHVVLGQSPPKQPCCSLISGLVDLDAAACVCLAINANVLGINVDVDVDLTLLLNYCDCKVPKGFRCA